In Juglans regia cultivar Chandler chromosome 13, Walnut 2.0, whole genome shotgun sequence, the DNA window CTTTAGTCAAGAAGATGTAGATGCAAAGTGCTCTTGTGGTTTATTTCAGATGAGGGGTATATTATGCAAGCACATCTTGGCCGTATTTAAATGTAACGGGATAAAATCCCTACCAGAGAAGtacattttagatcgatggaggaaggacatcAAAAGAAGATACACATTAATCCATAGCAGTTATGACGCAGGCGATCAGCGGCCAGATGCTAGcagatattcaagtctattgAAAATCTGTTATAAAATGATTACTCATGCAGCGGGTTCAAAAAAACATACTGAGGATGCCACACAAAAGTTATATGCTATGATTGACTTATATAGTGAGAATGAAGAACCCCCATCGTTGACCCTCACTGGTTCCAATGTTGATTGCACGACAAATGAGACAACCACAGTGGGTAGTTCAAAGCAAGTACTCAGTCCAGTAGTTGTTAGAGGGAAAGGTAGACCCTCATCTCTCAGaagagcatccaggatggagaaagaAATGCGGAAAGTTAAAGGAAAGACGAAAAAAGCACCAATAAATCGGAAACGTAAACAGGTGcactttattcaattttaaatatacatgtttatgcgggttattttatttatgcaaaaacTAACAAATGGCCAATTCTACTTGTTTATTAGAGAGATGAAGGAGATACACCAGTGCCAAACACatgcaggaatttatttggcccatCAGAGATAGATATATCCAATGTTGGTTACTTgcaactatattatttttttatattaatatttgagttcttatatttatgtattgatttttgttatttatgacCAGCATATTCAAGACAGATTAGTTAATGTAATTGGTGGATCCCAGCTGAGAGAAACAGTGAGTGggagtcaagaaagtgtaatatTTCTTGACTTTTTACATTCAATTAGTAACATCGAAATGACactaatatttacatattaatccttacagatgcaatttgatttggatggatcacaaccgaTGTTGattgggttggatggatcacaatTGGTGCAAATTGGACTCCATGGATCACAACTGATTCAACCATGGTTGGGTGGACAAAAGAACtaatttacataatatttgGATATATAGTTTATGTGGTTGGgtatttaaacatttttgttgaaattaaattggatatgggGCTGTTGAGCCATGTAATCACTGAATGTAAGTTGATTTTTTGTAATCACTTTTTGTAAAATGGGACCTGGATGGATATGAGCCATGTAATTACACCTGGCCAATATTATGGTACAGAAGTTTTCTCTAGATGTCTTCTTCAATCCCTAATCCCTTAATTTGGTCTTCTTCTTAATTGCCTGATAAATGGATTTCAGTTTTACTTATGTGTACCATCAATTCCTTTTGAAGATTCTTACTTTCAACTTATCTGGTTGCTGTATTTCATTGTTTAGTTGTTAGCTTATGATTATCTTATAACATTGAGCTTTTTTTCAGTTTTGAGTATGTGCTGCTATTGCATTATTGGACATGTTTGTGTGTCACAACTTGATCTGTGTGCCTTCTCTTGTTTTCTTTCTGTTTGGTGTCTTATGgcttacttaaaatatataaatgatcaaAATTGTTATGTTGATCTGCACTTTAATTTTTATAGGCATCAAGGAATCTGACACTAGATTAGCTGCACCAAGTCAGTGGGATCTAGTATCTGATAAACAAtggattttttataaatatgttttatggtGCCTTTCTGAAATTTCTGTTTCATATTTTATCCCTTGCAAGCGTGCTAGAACAGGATTTTATGGGGATTCTTTGGAGTTTTAACTTGAGCAGACAAGATGCCATCTTGAATATGTTTAACTCATACTATCATGCCAGTAACAGTTTGACATATGATTTCTACTTTCCCAAACTGCAGTTTGTTGTTGGGCTAGGTGACAAGGTTTCCCCGACTGACATAGAAGAAGGCATGCGTGTGGGGTGAGTTGACCTTCATTCTGTCATTGCAGGGTTGATCGCAATAAATATCAGATCCAGATTCCCTTGCCTCCGAAAATTGACCCAAGTGTGACCATGATGACAGTTGAGGAAAAGCCTGGTGTGACCTATAATGATGTTGGTGGATGCAAGGAGCAGATTGAAAAGATGCGAGAAGTGGAATTATAATTTTTGCCCATGTCATTTTTCATTATGAcgtatttatttctttgttaagAAAGACTTTCAGGTggttggcatgcatgcattactGATATTGATTGTTATTCTAGGTTGTTGAGCTGCCCATGCTTCATCCTGAGAAATTTGTGAAGCTTCGAATTGATCCTCCAAAGGGTGTTCTCTGCTATGGTCCTCCAGGAACGGGTAAAACTCTTTTAGCTAGAGCAGTGGCTAATAGAACTGATGCTTGCTTCATTCGTGTTATTGGGAGTGAGCTTGTTCAGAAATATGTTGGGGAGGGTGCTCGAATGCTTGCTTCATTCACATATTATTGCAAGTATTGTCATCTAACAAGTCTTTTTCTGCTGCAGATGGCACGTTCAAAAAAGgcttgtattgtattttttgatgaAGTTGACAGAGAAAGACTTCCTTGATGCCGTGAACAAAGTCATCAAGGGATACCAGAAGTTTAGTGTGACGCCCAAGTACATGGTCTACAACTGAGCATTGTTGTTTTGATTCTTTCCCTAAGAAAAAACCTTGAAAGCACTTGCCACACATTTTGAAGTGGGGATGATACGAATAACCACATGGTTCATTTGAGGGCTGTTATAGTTAACATTTGGAACTTGCATCTGCTCGGACTATATAATTGTTTCTCATGCTGCATAAATTATTGGCGACCAATACTTTTTGTATCTTCAGCTTCCGTGAATGTCACTTTGTAAATGGCATAGGTTAATGCAGGTTACTTCTTACTTAATGGAAagattatgtatttatatttatgtctaGCTATCAATGTGGACTTCCTGTTAGGCTATGGAGAAACATGACCAGCATAATTGACATGCGGTCTTGGAAAGTATCTTCAGCTTCAATATCTCAATTCCTTTAAATTATCTCTTGGAAGGATTCAAGGAAACGGTTCTGATTATATAGGTAACTTGACATGCGGAAGTCAAAACTCGTGTGAAAAGCAAGTATGTTCGGATGGTAGTTCAGGGCAGGGTAACGGGAGCAAGTGTCCAGTGGTTTTGAGATAAAATACATGCTTTTTTCCTTGCTTAGTAACTGAAACACTGTCCTACTTGACTCGTAGTTAAATGTTGCTTAATAACTACAAgtcattaacataaaaatatcaaacacaGTAGCTTCATCCAGTTTCTTCCACAACtcattaacataaaaatatcaaacacgGTAGCTTCATCCAGTTTCTTCCACAACtcattaacataaaaataaaaatacaaaaatgacttacactttgaaaatattctgaGTGTCTTAATCTACACAATCATACTAATCCTAAGTCACTTATCGACAACACAAATAACATGCTACAACAAATGTAAATGCCCAATACACCCGGAGTAGTGTGCGTGAACGTCTTAATTCAGCTTCGCGTACAACAAGCGCCATCTCCTTGTTCACAACCTCCTCATTTCTATGGGATAGCTCCATCTCtttcatctcaatctcatcAGCTCTTTTACATAGATCAATCTTGCTCTTTTCGATATCATCCAGTATTTTCTTCAGCTCTTTCTTGGTTCTTAATAGTTCATTGTGA includes these proteins:
- the LOC109015877 gene encoding uncharacterized protein LOC109015877 translates to MGQPLCFCEVEAQVRYSSTTRNPGRPFLGCPKYNTKGLPYCKYFKWVEEDEYKKSDLREIHNELLRTKKELKKILDDIEKSKIDLCKRADEIEMKEMELSHRNEEVVNKEMALVVREAELRRSRTLLRVYWAFTFVVACYLCCR